GACATGGGTCACATCTCCGCACCGGTCGCTTTAGACGACAAAAAATTGTttcattttatttttacttcTGCCGTTAACCTTTGAGCACAAACAGAACTCCAACTTTCTCTCGGCAGAGTGGGAAACTTTTTGATTACACTATTATCTGATGAATGTGATGGTTTATAACACAACAGTCAAAATTCCTGCCCAGTGTTGAACGCCGTTCCCTTTAGCAACGCTATGCGACTCTTCTTGTCTATGAAAACCTCCACCAAAATAAAAACGCCATGTATGCAAAGCAAGCCTAGCCGGCCCTTTTAAGTCTAGCCCGGGATATCTCGTTCGTTAGAATGTGAGAAAGTGGAAATAATTGTGCCATATTACAACGACATGATGGAAATGCGATGCACAATAATGAAACATTCccccaccaaaaaaagaccaaaaaACTCTTATCCATGCTTCGCCAGACTTTGAAGGTTAACCAGCTCGGCGTACCGTccattcttcttcatcaattCAGAGTGAGTGCCTTCCTCGACAATTCGGCCTTGATCAAAGACGTAGATAATGTCGGCCTTCTGAATGGTGCTGAGTCGATGGGCGACGGCGATTGTGGTGCGacccttggcagccttgtcaaGAGCGGCCTGGACAACGTGCTCTGACTCGGAATCAAGAGCGGACGTAGCCTCGTCAAGGAGAAGAATCTTTGGATCACGAATGAGAGCACGAGCAATAGCAATACGTTGCTTCTGACCGCCAGAAAGAAGAGTGCCTTTGCTGCCGACGACGGTATTGAAACCTTCGGGCAGTGAAATTATGAAATCGTAGATGTTTGCTTCGCGGCAAGCAAACTCGATCGCCTCGTCCGGGACAACTTCCTTTGCGCTACCGAGGAGAATATTCTCCTTGATAGTACCCTGGTACAGAGTTGGTTCTTGGCTGACGAGGGCAATGTGAGAACGGTAGTCATTAATGTTTAGGGAGCTAACCTCCTTGCCATCGATGAAGACACCGCCAAAGAGAGGGTCATAGAATCGTTCGAGGAGGGCGATGGTTGTGCTCTTACCGCAACCAGAGGCACCGACTAAGGCGATGTACTGGCCGGGGTGAACGGTAAGGTTGAGGCCGCGCAAGACGGGAACATCAGGGCGAGTTGGATACCGGAAGTGTACATTTCGAAATTCAAGAGTTCCATCAACCTGGGGAAGCCTCTCGCCCTCTTCGGACCAAGAGTCAATAGTGGGTTTGCGATCAAAAAGTGTCTTCAGTTCGCCAGCAGCATGGTGAGCCTTGCCCATATCGGGAGCGAAGGAGAAGATGGTACCAGCGGACTGGGCTCCAAAGATGACGGCCATGAAACATAAGAAGAACTGAAACTGGTCATATTCACCTTTGCCGATAAGGGTACCACCATACCAGAAACCAAGGGCAAAGCAAAGGAAAAGTAGAGACTGAGAAGCGGCATAGAGTGCGCTGGACTTTAGAACGGACATTAGACTGCGGCGCTGCTGCTCAGCCAACGAATCATGATACTGCTTCAAAACATCATGCTCACGGGTAAGTGCAGCAACAGTACGGATAGCAGAGATAGCTTCGGACGCGAAGGTGGCTGACGATGAATACGCAGCCTTTGATCGTCTCTGGAAGTGAGCAAGCATCCAGAATCGGAAGAACCCACAACCAAGAAGAATTGGCATGGTGGCGATGCAGACGAGGGATAATTTCCAGCCGATTGCAAGGCCTACAGCACAAGCAGCAATCAGAGTGGTGGACATCATGAGCAAGGTACCAAGAGTAACGCCACTAAGACCTGCGACGTGAGTTGTCTCCGTTGACAAGAAAGATGTGAGGGCGCCGGCTGTATTTTCGTCCTTGTCGAAGAAGGCGACATCCTGTCGGAGCATGGCTCTAAAAGCCTTGTCACGGACGCGGCGAACGAGGCGCTCAGAGCACATAGCGAAAGCAATTCCCTGGgcagaaaaggccaagaactGTACAAAGGCGAGCATCAAGTACATAGCACTCCAAAAGTCCGAGTCCTTCTTGATCTGGTCGCGGTTGGCAGGAGTGACGGGTTGCGAAAGGATGACGATCTgcttggcgaagaagacTGCCGAGGTAGGGttaccgccgccgcagatGGCAGCAAATACCAAGCCGAAGAGCATAAGGTGCCATTCTGGAGCATTGAAAGAAGTAATGAGCTTCAACAAGGTCCAGAGGCCATACCTCTTCTCGCCTTCAGGCTTGTTCTTCTGGAGGGCAATGCTGGATACAGATTTCCGGGTAGAAGAGCGACCCAGCTTGGCAGCAATATCATCATCAGGATCCACAGCAAACTGGCCTTCCTTGTTTGTCGTCATCTTTCGAATAAGCTCCTCCTGGTGCTCATTGatatcctcctcctctttctCGGCAGTCAAATCCTCCGCGTCGGCAATATTCTGGGCCGATACGAGCTTGAAGTATGCGCCCTTCTTCTCAAGAAGTTCGTCGTGGGTGCCCTGTTCTATAATGCGTCCTGAAGTCATGACGACAATGTTATGAGCATCCTTGATAGTCGATAAACGATGGGCAATAGTGATGGTTGTTcgaccagcagcagcaacctcCAGAGCGGCTTGAACAACGCCTTCTGACTTGGTGTCGAGAGCAGATGTGGCCTCGTCAAGAAGCAAAACTGAAGGAAGTTAGCATTGGCTATGATGTTGAAGAAAAGGCAGGGATGACTCTAGAGATTACTAACTCTTTGGGTCGGAGACAACAGCTCGAGCAATAGCAATACGCTGTTTCTGTCCCCCCGACAAGAGAAAGCCGCGCTCACCCACATTGGTCTCATAACCTTCAGGGAGAGCAGAGATGAAATCATGAgcattggccttgatggcagcCTGAATAACCATTTCCCTTTGTTTCTCTTCTCCCTCATGTTCGTACTGAGTTCCAATAAGGCCATGGCTAATGTTTTTGAAAATGGTAGTGCCAAAAAGGGTTGGCTCTTGGCTCACAAGAGCCATTTGCTGACGGAGCCATCGGAGGTTAAGCTTGCTGATATCCTGACCGTCAAGGTAGACAGCACCTTGAACTGGATCATAGAATCGTTCGACTAGGCCGACAATGGTACTCTTACCAGAACCAGAAGCACCAACAAGAGCTGTTGTCTTTCCAGCGGGAATCTCAAGAGACACACCATCCATAACCACGACCTCAGGGCGCGAAGGGTAAATATGCTTGACATTCTCAAGGAGAATATTTCCTTGTAGGTTCTCAATCTTGTTACCCTTGTCGTCGCTGGGGTCCAGAGGGGAGACCCGGTCAATGGTGTTGAAGATCTTGGCAGCGGCGGCCACAGCAGTTGTAAAGGCCTGGATATTGGGGGCAACGTTTCCAAGGTTAAAAGCACCGATCATGACGGACATCATGATGATTAAAATCTTATTAAGGGGGATGATACCATCCACGAGGAACTGGCTGCCTTGCCAAAACGCGAGACCATAGTTCAGGAAAAGAATAAGCATCATTCCAGCAACCATGACAGCCATGGAGCTCTTGACGCGGAATCCAAAATATTCGGCCTTGGCAAGGTGCTTGTCATATTGTTTTGCGAGGCGGTCCTGGGTACCAAAGGCAATGGCATTACGGATAGAGCTGACAACTTCGTCGGCGAGACTGCCACCCTGAGCATAAGCTTCAAGAGAATTTTTGTTGTGCTTCAGCATGAAACTCGAACCAATACCAATGTTCAGCAAAAGAGCGAAGACGGTGGAGGAGAGAATGAGCGTCAGCTTCCAATAGTTGATGAATCCTATGACGAAAGCGGTGATGAATGTCGCTATAGCTGCCAGAGTCAAAGACACTTTCTCAGAGATACCCTCCTGAATAAGGTTGGTGTCGGCAGTAATGCGAGTGGTCACCTCGCCGGCACCGAGCTTGTCAAAGAATCCAATATTCTGGCGCATGCAGCTCTCAAGATAATGCTCGCGAATCTTGGCGCTGATGTGCTCACCGGTATATATGAAGCCCACAGTACAAATGTAGGTGACAACAAATTCACCGATTGCTAAATACACAAAATAAAGGACGTATTTGCTCAATTCGTCGACAAAGGAGTTGTAGCTCATCTGACCGGCCGAGTAGAAGTAGGTTTGAAATGTGCGCTGAAGGTTGCCAAAGATGACGGTCATCAGAGGTAAGGCAGCACCAGAGGCAATGGCGCAAATAGAAGATATGGCTATGATGATGACATCATTGCGAGAGGCATAGCGGTAAAGAACAGCAACACCTTGCTTCAGTTCAGGCGTAACGAGTTGGCGTCTCAGAACTTCGGCTTCGTCTGGTGGCAGATGACGGAACATCTCATCGGGGTCTGTGGCCTTGGGAGGAGCAGCAACCACTTTGGAGTCGGCCTTGGTGAGAGCTCGCTTCAGATCTGCCTTTTCATTCTGAGGAGTTCCCTTGCCATCAAGGGAATCCCGGGCGCGACTGCTGGACCGTTCTGAGTCGAATTGCGAAGGCAAAGTGCCCTTTTCCGCGGGTTGGCTAGCCATGATGGCTACACTGGCGCGCCGTTGCGCAGAAAAAAACGGCCACCTAGTGCGAATCTAGAGTTTGGTTTGGTGTTTCGGCAGCAGGATATCGACACCTGGGTTTTGGGGTGGTAGGAAGACGCCCTTGACGCGAAATAGGCTGTTCTGCAACCTGGCATATGAGAATCGAGGCTATTTGGAAAGAACTCGATCTGAAACTGATGATGCGAATGGTGATTATGGACGTCAGTAAGAGGTGCGTTGACTACTAAGTAGTAGTTCGCACGTAGCCTGACCGCAACACGGAGTAGCAGATTCGAAGTCTCCTTTGGGAAAGGCCAATGCTATGGAGCCAGAGTCGATGGAAGGAGCTCTGCAAAAAGGACTTTGGGAGACCGACCACACCTGCCCACTTGCAGCCAAGGAGGACAGGAGGGCATTCAGCTAGTTTTGTAGTTCTTTGATTAACCACGAGCAGGTAAGCTTCTCCTTTCAGGCGACCAGAGCGGACTTCAAACCCGAGTCTACGTACTCAAGTAACTAGCGACTGTTGGCTGGTTGCGCCAGAACGTCAACGTCCCTGCTCAGAGTTGTGCTTATGAATAACGGGCACCGGGAATGACAACGCCCGACGCCCAGGCATCGATGCAAGCTAACTCGGCCCACTGCCTGGGTCGGGGCACAAACAGCGCCAGCACAACGAACAGCGAGGCATCGAATTAACGAGGAGGCTTGGGAAATGATGGGGCTCTGCCTTGCTCGTCTCGCTGACGCCGGCGTGTGCTGAGcaagggttcaatgttctgagCCACAAAAGGTGAAGGGGCTTTACGCCGAGACAGTCACCTACAGTACAATTCAACTTGACCCTTAGGCCCACAGATCCACATACTCCAGCGGTTTGTCGGCCCACGATTTCAATCtcagctacggagtacggattacggagtactacgaGTGGGTGTGGCGACAGGGGCAACATGGTCGGAGCCGTCGCACCCCATGACGGAGCCGGACGTGCTGCTAGGAAGCCCGTGGTTGAGTCACGACTGGGGCGTGCAAGATGGCAGTATATTCCTGCATTTGGATGATGCCGTTGATGTTTGGGTAAGCCCTCGAGATTGGAACGAAAGCAAAAATGGACATCAAGATGACTCATTTGTGTGAAAACAGCACGGCAAGGGGCATGTGTTGAAGAGCTATTCGTTTCATAAACGATGTCATGGCTCAGTGCGCAACCGTGCCTTTGATTTGATACCGGGCGGCGTTGTGTGTGCAAAGTGAAAAAAAGTCGAGATGGATGCTCAATTGCCCCCTGTTGCCTGATTCATCACCGTCGCGGGCGCCTGCCTCCTTTCGGCGCCGCTCCACCTTTGCAGTCTgggatactccgtacatcagGGCCTCACTTGCGTCTGTATTTTTAGACTCGACATGGCACAGATGGGCGGGcttggcaaaaaaaaaaaaaaaaggtcatGTTGGAGAATTATCTGCCAGGGACTTGAGATCCGCGAAATATAGCCCATCAGAACGTACAGAGTACCCAGGCGAGAAATATGTTGAATGTTGACAATTCACAACATACAATTGGTACAAATTCCAGGGTGGATATAGAATCAATTGGCCAGCAACCCGACAGCGactgacaacattgaaccaaaGTACAGCAGGGTCTGGAGGGTTTGCATGCTTGCATACGCGGCAGTAAGCGTTCCGGTGCAGGTCACATCAGCCAGCCTGGACATGCAGTCAATCAGTCTTGTCGATGTCTAGTGTGTGGCTGTTAAATCCGGGTGAAAGCGTTGAACTGTGAGGATTTGATATCAACAGACCAGATGTTTCGGGGTCTTGGAGTAGTCCGAGCCCGCGGTGGCCCACTggccgttcaatgttgccagcaCAGGATCGGCCAGTGCAAGCCGCGACGAGTCTGAGTCTGATGCAGGGCTAAACGAGCTAGGACCGTAcggtacgtacctaggtagtctcTCGGTCCCCGCCGCTGGCTAATGAGAAACGAGATGTCGGTCGCTCTTGTCGCTTCTGCTTGGCCGTCAGTACTTGTGCAGCTGCCTAGGGTAGGAGGCAGAAAGGGTTTCCGTCTGGTCCCTGGAGCAGGCATCAATTCCCACACATGATCTCCAAGTCTGGTCTAAAGATCGGGAGCGTGTCTTGACAGCAGGCCGCTGAATCTTGAAGCACAACACCAGAGGCATATGCGGAGACTGGAATTGGTATCTGCCTACCCTGATCACGACGTTTCACCAACACTGGGAATTGTGTAGGAGTCCGGAGAGGCTGATGGCATGCATGAGTGACCATGATTCGCAACCACCCGTCACACAGGAGCATGCAAGAGTACCTGGGTAAGTAAGAGCAATGCTTGGCTACTTTATGAAAGACTCAGCGTTCTCCACGACTCAAGCTTGGTGCAATCCAATATCCTGCTGTTGCCTCACACCAACTCCTGCCGCAAGTGACAGGCTAGATCAACAAccgtctggtccatgtcaatCCCGTTCCATGACTTGGAATCCCGTCTGCCCCACCATGCCAACCTGGCCAGCAAAGTTGTGACTGGTACTAGGATCCGAGATGGCCTGCCGGGGCCGGGAGGCTGAATTGTGAAAACTGGCGTCTGgaatgccatccatgctCGATGAATGTTCTCGCATTCTACTTCAGAATGCGagaacttggccaaggccaacttCGGCTGTCGCACCCGAAGAGGGGGGCAAGCATGTCGTGCAAACGTGAATCACGTTTTAAGGCATCCCCCAATACAATACTTCTGCTTACGTCGTCTACTTGGGGCTGACATGGAGTATACACCCACGGCCATGTCCCTACTACCTACACCGTACTTCAATTCGTAACGTTCAGAATTGCAGCGCCAGGCAAACGCGGATTAGCAGACCGACGGGTTCCTCGGTCTTGTCCGGGACCCGAGTTCCCTGCAACAAGTTTGGCTTTCCGATGCGCATCAGAATCATCTTGACAGTCTTGAGGACTGACAGGGTAGCGGCTGTAATTGGTGACGTAGACGTATACGTCGACGTTTTAGCCGTATTGGAATATTGGTGGTTGATGGGCTGCCATCTCGTACGTACTTATTACTCAGTATTTTATGGACCCTTGGAGTACGATCGCACTTGCCACATCATGCTGGCAGCTTCCGCTGCAGCCACCTGTGGCTGCCCGCCCATGGAGGGGTAGCTCCGGTTCGGGGCACCCAATCAGGCCATTCCCCGCGACCTCAGGCGTCAAACTTGCCCGTTTTACGCTGCGTCACTCAGCACTTGCCACACGAACCTCAATCGAATCACTTTGGACATCGTGTCCTCTCCAGCAATCCAGAAGTTTGCCTCTAAACCATCTAGCTTGTCACATTCGCCATTACACATAAAAGACTTCTCCTACATCCAACCTTGCCTACCGCGCACATGGCATCCCAATGAATCCCGTCTCCGCGAGACATGCAAACTCCACACTGACCAATTTCTAACAAAACCACGTCCACCAACGGAGCCCGTCAAGAATCGAATATCAAAAACACACTCACACACGCAAAATGCACATCCACCCCCTCATAACCTTCCTCGCCCTCCCactcctcgccgtcgccgccaggCCCAAAAATGCCATACTCCTCTCGCAGGTCCAGTCCCTCACACTCCgcggcaacggcgccaaaaccaccaaccGCCGCGTCTCGGCCATCCCACAGCTAAAATGCACCTCCTCGAGAGAGCTATGCTCCCTCTACAGCATCGATACCATGCGCTGCACGAATCAGGGGTCTTCGTATGGCGGTGAAGATATTGAATGGAGCTGTACGGCTACGTTGCCCGAGGAGCTGAAACTCGGCAGTACGGACGTCATTTGCGAGGGGTACGCGAGTGCCGACGACCCCTATGTGTTGAAGGGCTCATGTGGCGTCGAGTACAGCTTGCTGTTGACGAGCAAGGGCCAGGAGCGGTATCCGCACATCGCGAACCCGTATGGCGGGTATTTCAGTGATGGGAGGGGCGGCACGGATCTGAGTGCGTGGCTGTTCACAGTCGTGTTTGTTGCTGTGCTGGGGTGGATTGTGTACTCGGCTTGTGTTGCCGGCAATGGGGGCAGACAGGCACGGGGGAATACTGGACGGCGatggggaggcggcggaggcggcggcggcggtggtggctttggcggaggaggatggGGACCCGGGAACGATCCTCCACCACCGTATCCTGGGACGAAACCGTCGAGTTCAGGGTCTGCTTGGGGTCCCGGATTTTGGAGTGGTTTGGCGGGAGGTGCTGCGGCAGGATACCTGGCGGGGAATAGGAGTAGGAATGATGAGAGGAGAGGGTATGATCGTGGATGGGGCAGTAATACTTGGGGTTCTGGGCCAGCCAGTCCTCGCGCGTCGCCGGCCGCGTCTTGGGGATCATCGAGCAGCGGGGGTTCATCGAGGCATGAGAGCACTGGATTCGGATCTACTCGACGTAGATAGATTGAACAAGTCGACAAGAGACATACTGATGTGTCATAAAGAGGATACTTGTTATGTCAACCCAGACTTGACAAAAGCAGCGTGAATATACCTACAACCTTATGTATCCAATCACCCGGCATTACGAAGTCGTTTAGATATATGTTCAACAATGTTGAAAAGTTTATTCAAGTATCCAATGTAGCCCCAAACTCCGCCACCCTTCCCGGACTCCGACGATCCTTAGATCTATAATAATACTTGCTACCATGTACACAGTCGAAGTTCAAACCCCACTACCACCCACCTCTGCTCCTAGTAGTACAATATCCAAACAATGACATGTCGTCGGTATGTGCCGGACTTGACATGACTTAGTAAAACGCCTCGACCTTTCGCGAGCCTTCGTATCGAGCGAGAGACATCATGAATAGCTATCATCGCTGCCCATTACCCACTTCTAATAGCAATCGATATACATGGCTGCATCATTCCAAGCTGAATGTTGGCCAAATCCAGTCGCGGGTGCCCTTGCGGAAGCGTTATCTTGTAATGAAaatttttttgttccttCAGTGTGGCAGCATGCCACCAAATcaaagttaaattacttaatgATGGACAGGCATAACGTCCATCTTATCAAAGGCTCGTGAACATGTCGGGCACTTGCGCATTCTGTTGCTAATACGATCGTCCACGCATTTGTTACAGAACAAGTGGCCGCAAGTCTTTAGAGCCGTGTTCTTGAAGTTATTCCTGCAAATTGTGCATAGTGCAAATGTCTGCGATGTATGTTAGCATCTTGACATTGATGGCACGGCAAAATTGGAGAATGCAAGGTTGTAAACTTACCCGAAgcatctcttcctcttctgaTGAGTTGCTCAGCGCCTTGTTCTTCCAGTTATCTCGGTCCTTCTGAGTATGCTCAATTCGAACCTTGAGTTTTTCGACCTCGGCTTCTTGCACCGTATTTCGCTCTCGCACAGCTGCAGATGCATTGTCCCGAGATTTCACCAAACTCGTCAAGTCGCTGATTTGTCGGTTTAGGGAATCAGAACGTCTTACTGCCTCGAGACTCGTCGATTccatcttcttgttctcaGCTGTTAGAAGAGCATTTGACTGCTTCAAATCAGCAACCTGCTTCTCCAAATTGCCAAGGAGTAATCTATTTTGTGCCTCCAAGTCCTTCAGCTGAGTAATGATCTCGGTACTCTTGCTGTTTTGGTGCCGCAGTGACCTTATCTCATTATTTCGGGTGTCGGCGTCCTTTCTGGCAGCGAAGTACTTTTGGTCTGCTTTGCTCTTCTCTGCAATCAAAAGAGAAACCTTTTCTTCCAAGGCTACAAAGTCCAACACCTTTTTCTGTGCTTGATCTTTCATCTTCTTGTACGCCTTTTCAATGGATGGCAGTTCCTGGTTGATAGACTGGAAATCTTGTTGCAGCTTTTTATACCTTTGCCGGAGCTCATCTTCGGAAAGCTCCGTGAGATCATCTGCATTGACCATTTCCTGGTCCTCGGCAGGTTCAAGCCGCGAAAGGCGAGACTCCAGAGCGGCAATGCGATCGTCCTTCGCGCTAATCAATTCCTTGACATGCCCTAATGAGGCCTTCTCCTGCTCCATGCTGGCTTTTCTTTGTGTGTTCTCTGCGAGTATCTCGTCCCTAGCAGAACGAACTCGGGCGAGGTCCTGATCTCTAGTTATGACATCAGCCTCCAACTCTTGTGTTACCTGGCTCGCATCAGTTTCCAGTTGGGTTTTGTAGGATGTCCGCTCTGCCTGCAGTTTTTCGGCTTCCTCCCGAAGTTGCTTATTTGTCGCCTCCAGATTATTAATTCGCTTAATGAGATCCTCATTTTGCGCCTTGAATTGCTTGAAGACGTCTGTTCGGATGAAATCCTCATCTGACCAAGTGTTT
The DNA window shown above is from Metarhizium brunneum chromosome 1, complete sequence and carries:
- the mdr1_0 gene encoding ABC multidrug transporter mdr1, producing MASQPAEKGTLPSQFDSERSSSRARDSLDGKGTPQNEKADLKRALTKADSKVVAAPPKATDPDEMFRHLPPDEAEVLRRQLVTPELKQGVAVLYRYASRNDVIIIAISSICAIASGAALPLMTVIFGNLQRTFQTYFYSAGQMSYNSFVDELSKYVLYFVYLAIGEFVVTYICTVGFIYTGEHISAKIREHYLESCMRQNIGFFDKLGAGEVTTRITADTNLIQEGISEKVSLTLAAIATFITAFVIGFINYWKLTLILSSTVFALLLNIGIGSSFMLKHNKNSLEAYAQGGSLADEVVSSIRNAIAFGTQDRLAKQYDKHLAKAEYFGFRVKSSMAVMVAGMMLILFLNYGLAFWQGSQFLVDGIIPLNKILIIMMSVMIGAFNLGNVAPNIQAFTTAVAAAAKIFNTIDRVSPLDPSDDKGNKIENLQGNILLENVKHIYPSRPEVVVMDGVSLEIPAGKTTALVGASGSGKSTIVGLVERFYDPVQGAVYLDGQDISKLNLRWLRQQMALVSQEPTLFGTTIFKNISHGLIGTQYEHEGEEKQREMVIQAAIKANAHDFISALPEGYETNVGERGFLLSGGQKQRIAIARAVVSDPKILLLDEATSALDTKSEGVVQAALEVAAAGRTTITIAHRLSTIKDAHNIVVMTSGRIIEQGTHDELLEKKGAYFKLVSAQNIADAEDLTAEKEEEDINEHQEELIRKMTTNKEGQFAVDPDDDIAAKLGRSSTRKSVSSIALQKNKPEGEKRYGLWTLLKLITSFNAPEWHLMLFGLVFAAICGGGNPTSAVFFAKQIVILSQPVTPANRDQIKKDSDFWSAMYLMLAFVQFLAFSAQGIAFAMCSERLVRRVRDKAFRAMLRQDVAFFDKDENTAGALTSFLSTETTHVAGLSGVTLGTLLMMSTTLIAACAVGLAIGWKLSLVCIATMPILLGCGFFRFWMLAHFQRRSKAAYSSSATFASEAISAIRTVAALTREHDVLKQYHDSLAEQQRRSLMSVLKSSALYAASQSLLFLCFALGFWYGGTLIGKGEYDQFQFFLCFMAVIFGAQSAGTIFSFAPDMGKAHHAAGELKTLFDRKPTIDSWSEEGERLPQVDGTLEFRNVHFRYPTRPDVPVLRGLNLTVHPGQYIALVGASGCGKSTTIALLERFYDPLFGGVFIDGKEVSSLNINDYRSHIALVSQEPTLYQGTIKENILLGSAKEVVPDEAIEFACREANIYDFIISLPEGFNTVVGSKGTLLSGGQKQRIAIARALIRDPKILLLDEATSALDSESEHVVQAALDKAAKGRTTIAVAHRLSTIQKADIIYVFDQGRIVEEGTHSELMKKNGRYAELVNLQSLAKHG
- the saraf gene encoding Store-operated calcium entry-associated regulatory factor; the encoded protein is MHIHPLITFLALPLLAVAARPKNAILLSQVQSLTLRGNGAKTTNRRVSAIPQLKCTSSRELCSLYSIDTMRCTNQGSSYGGEDIEWSCTATLPEELKLGSTDVICEGYASADDPYVLKGSCGVEYSLLLTSKGQERYPHIANPYGGYFSDGRGGTDLSAWLFTVVFVAVLGWIVYSACVAGNGGRQARGNTGRRWGGGGGGGGGGGFGGGGWGPGNDPPPPYPGTKPSSSGSAWGPGFWSGLAGGAAAGYLAGNRSRNDERRGYDRGWGSNTWGSGPASPRASPAASWGSSSSGGSSRHESTGFGSTRRR
- the BRE1 gene encoding E3 ubiquitin-protein ligase translates to MEDRKRPAIGGSDDLAAPPSKRVAVNGSKTKDDAIEMKEEGWIEAYTKGAIYRQMQEYSRKAATAESRLEELHKRCVHHDDHLRIIDGWWRQLLEELEVAAEPTLSGNAPTTDPPYLSAIGFKDLSEFQSHLSDKGKTIKTKAESLLSRIASQRGSLSPDAASLEAKVNNLLAAQKEYMLKLDRLNTEKDQLSEQLNTATLRYFKAEKKLDRAKSSQVQKLEQQAFANATRPSGATAAAAAASGEVGSEQHEVNGSSDELLLKYEETTASAAKQKEQLDSILSELKTAQDENSTLKARQNTWSDEDFIRTDVFKQFKAQNEDLIKRINNLEATNKQLREEAEKLQAERTSYKTQLETDASQVTQELEADVITRDQDLARVRSARDEILAENTQRKASMEQEKASLGHVKELISAKDDRIAALESRLSRLEPAEDQEMVNADDLTELSEDELRQRYKKLQQDFQSINQELPSIEKAYKKMKDQAQKKVLDFVALEEKVSLLIAEKSKADQKYFAARKDADTRNNEIRSLRHQNSKSTEIITQLKDLEAQNRLLLGNLEKQVADLKQSNALLTAENKKMESTSLEAVRRSDSLNRQISDLTSLVKSRDNASAAVRERNTVQEAEVEKLKVRIEHTQKDRDNWKNKALSNSSEEEEMLRTFALCTICRNNFKNTALKTCGHLFCNKCVDDRISNRMRKCPTCSRAFDKMDVMPVHH